Proteins found in one Triticum urartu cultivar G1812 chromosome 4, Tu2.1, whole genome shotgun sequence genomic segment:
- the LOC125553215 gene encoding uncharacterized protein LOC125553215, translating to MQFLRGVGGGGGGAGSTAWEAFRRHFSRKRAVDIRRINPKVPKEEAVAISGRLLQILADHGPLTVGNTWNHAKDAAIDGLNSKTHMKILLKWMWGRRIIKLSCTQAGNTKKFLYSPFTADDAEVAEEPSPAEEQPKKKGWKGKHPKYQTKKQPAAAA from the exons atGCAGTTCCTCCGGGGCGTCGGCGGCGGGGGAGGAGGGGCGGGGTCGACGGCGTGGGAGGCGTTCAGGAGGCATTTCTCGCGGAAGCGGGCGGTGGACATCCGGCGGATCAACCCCAAGGTGCCCAAGGAGGAGGCCGTGGCCAtctccggccgcctcctccaGATCCTCGCCGACCACGGGCCCCTCACCGTCGGCAACACCTGGAACCACGCCAAG GATGCTGCGATCGATGGCCTGAACAGCAAGACCCACATGAAGATCCTGCTCAAGTGGATGTGGGGGAGGAGGATCATCAAGCTCTCCTGCACGCAGGCCGGCAACACCAAGAAGTTCCTCTACTCCCCGTTCAccgccgacgacgccgaggtggcCGAGGAGCCATCGCCAGCCGAGGAGCAGCCGAAGAAGAAAGGGTGGAAAGGGAAACACCCAAAGTACCAGACCAAGAAACAGCCTGCGGCAGCAGCTTGA